One region of Pseudomonas sp. ABC1 genomic DNA includes:
- a CDS encoding energy-coupling factor ABC transporter permease yields the protein MHIEPGVVEGAKLGLSYMTAVGGLGLTVKLARDAIRDNGGATALLLRSLLTTVLVFCFFEVLPHHPVGVSEVHLILGSTLLLLFGAGAAAIGLAAGLLLQGLLFAPFDLPQYGMNVTTLLVPLWAISQLAKRIIPAGTAYVDTSYKQALALSTAYQGGIVAWVAFWAFYGHGFTTENLAAVGTFGLAYMSVILLEPLVDLGVLAAAKALARYSRGNLFNVRLHQAA from the coding sequence ATGCATATCGAACCGGGCGTCGTCGAAGGCGCCAAACTGGGTCTCAGCTACATGACGGCAGTGGGTGGCCTTGGCCTGACTGTCAAACTGGCACGCGATGCTATCCGCGACAATGGCGGCGCTACTGCACTGCTGTTGCGCAGCTTGCTGACCACCGTTCTGGTGTTCTGCTTCTTCGAGGTCTTGCCGCACCACCCTGTCGGTGTCTCGGAAGTGCACCTGATCCTCGGCTCCACGTTGCTACTGCTGTTCGGCGCGGGCGCCGCTGCCATCGGCCTGGCCGCCGGTTTGCTGTTGCAAGGCCTGCTCTTCGCGCCCTTCGACCTGCCCCAGTACGGCATGAACGTCACGACTCTACTGGTGCCCCTGTGGGCCATCAGCCAGTTGGCCAAACGCATCATTCCGGCAGGCACCGCCTACGTCGATACCTCCTACAAACAGGCACTGGCACTCTCCACCGCCTATCAGGGCGGTATCGTCGCCTGGGTAGCGTTCTGGGCGTTCTATGGCCACGGCTTCACCACGGAAAACCTGGCCGCCGTCGGCACCTTCGGCCTCGCCTATATGAGCGTCATCCTGCTCGAACCCCTGGTAGACCTCGGCGTCCTGGCCGCCGCCAAGGCATTGGCGCGCTATAGCAGGGGGAATCTGTTCAATGTGCGGTTGCATCAGGCTGCATAG
- a CDS encoding sce7726 family protein — MNSVMQAESHVQAAIARIFSSAVFRELVRDGRSSLFARLVHEIYREASTCPWSVGRFFDECFNFLKRSDLRNEYAYKSAIIQKILLGSHSLNTASIVDEFRVGGNKADLVMLNGTSNAFEIKSERDRLDRLCAQVSSYSEVFAEVTVLCAEKHLRAVQDTVPDFVGVSVLTERFQISKVRKGVNDPERTNSVSIFNSITKKEAAVILKRLGVAVPDLPNTLMHHALELEFSRLPSAQVHDEMVKVLKITRSLSEMSESLQEVPRSLSVFALTVPMKKRGKENLLGALDTPLMDALKWG; from the coding sequence GTGAACAGCGTCATGCAGGCAGAGAGTCACGTTCAGGCGGCAATCGCGAGGATCTTCTCCTCTGCCGTCTTTCGGGAACTCGTAAGAGACGGTCGCTCGTCCCTTTTTGCGCGGCTGGTGCATGAGATCTATCGCGAAGCAAGCACCTGCCCATGGAGTGTCGGAAGATTCTTTGATGAGTGTTTCAATTTTTTGAAACGCTCAGACCTCCGGAACGAATATGCTTATAAATCAGCTATCATTCAGAAAATCTTGCTGGGCTCTCACTCCCTCAATACAGCTTCTATCGTTGATGAATTTAGAGTAGGTGGGAATAAGGCTGATCTCGTGATGCTTAATGGAACCTCAAATGCGTTTGAGATTAAGTCTGAGAGAGATCGTCTTGATAGATTGTGTGCACAAGTCTCATCGTACAGTGAAGTGTTTGCAGAAGTCACGGTGCTTTGTGCTGAAAAGCACTTGAGGGCAGTCCAAGATACTGTGCCAGACTTTGTCGGGGTGTCGGTCCTCACTGAGCGTTTTCAAATCTCAAAAGTTCGGAAAGGAGTGAACGATCCTGAACGGACTAATTCTGTCTCTATATTCAATAGCATTACAAAAAAAGAGGCGGCTGTGATTCTAAAGCGTTTAGGTGTCGCTGTGCCAGATCTACCTAATACCCTAATGCATCACGCGCTGGAGTTAGAGTTCTCTAGGCTACCTTCGGCACAGGTGCATGATGAAATGGTTAAAGTTCTAAAGATAACTAGAAGCTTGTCTGAGATGTCTGAGTCCTTGCAGGAAGTACCCCGGTCATTGAGTGTTTTTGCACTGACCGTTCCGATGAAAAAACGCGGAAAGGAAAATCTGCTCGGAGCATTGGATACACCTCTAATGGATGCATTGAAATGGGGATGA
- a CDS encoding sce7725 family protein — translation MYYPYFRGKQYDLIAIRECADIMAGRGFVPILEPVKESLSGVVRTVDAVIDAGGCIVLVVNPQYGELSRDSSSILELLEDSYEQSSAVFAGILLSESTDLEEIRELLETLDGRRVLFIHAGFRDGADLLNLISTDDDVAHVFLEKTNRRYQRSFNEFERIIVKDGFEKRANRLHPEVEFFSDLHTTFMEDGADGFGDFLMVGDEYSEGGGPAYAVAIHLTFIDDDQGDDMFIHHFKSDRFETPTDPAGKFAEAVRKLVAEATSPDTKIDRTRAVQEFIDLHKRGHFPGLGYIKKLSMQHHIEVMANYFHGR, via the coding sequence ATGTACTACCCTTATTTTCGTGGTAAGCAGTATGATCTAATTGCAATTCGTGAGTGTGCAGATATTATGGCCGGGCGTGGGTTTGTCCCAATCCTCGAGCCAGTTAAAGAGTCGCTGAGTGGTGTTGTTCGTACTGTTGATGCAGTAATTGATGCTGGTGGTTGCATTGTATTGGTCGTTAATCCTCAGTACGGTGAGCTTTCAAGGGATTCTTCTTCTATCCTCGAGTTATTAGAAGACTCGTATGAGCAGAGCAGTGCTGTGTTTGCTGGTATATTGCTCAGCGAAAGCACGGATTTGGAAGAGATTAGAGAGCTCTTGGAAACCCTCGATGGGCGGAGGGTTCTTTTTATCCATGCTGGATTCCGTGATGGTGCAGACCTCCTAAATCTGATTTCCACTGATGACGATGTAGCTCATGTATTTCTTGAAAAAACTAACCGTAGATATCAAAGAAGCTTCAATGAATTTGAGCGGATCATAGTCAAAGATGGGTTCGAGAAACGCGCAAATCGTCTGCATCCAGAAGTAGAGTTTTTTTCTGATCTCCATACAACCTTCATGGAAGATGGCGCAGATGGCTTTGGCGACTTTCTGATGGTTGGTGATGAGTATTCAGAAGGTGGTGGCCCCGCTTACGCTGTCGCAATCCATCTAACCTTTATTGATGATGATCAAGGTGATGATATGTTTATCCATCACTTTAAATCTGATAGATTTGAGACTCCGACAGATCCCGCCGGAAAGTTTGCAGAGGCTGTAAGGAAGCTTGTTGCTGAAGCTACCAGTCCAGATACCAAGATAGATAGAACGAGGGCGGTGCAAGAGTTCATTGACTTGCATAAGCGTGGCCATTTCCCAGGGCTAGGCTACATCAAGAAATTGTCCATGCAGCATCATATAGAAGTAATGGCTAATTATTTTCACGGAAGATAA
- a CDS encoding RES family NAD+ phosphorylase, which yields MFSEISRRSGDCSYCLSVNQPLLEPLELREHFELLRGVYVTDPAGSGLVDLLKNDWGLFSHERMDVAHSKELLSDILDDGEVVRQRFKPSSNLAAENALQRWSDLRQELIHQNRYFPKTEINLSRLSRLFSFLILPQDELPALWFRARIQSGADPFPANEMGSPPKHLASHGRANPAGIPYLYLASTELTAISEIRPHTGELACIAAYEIPVGLKLIDLRHPRLSVSPFILSDEAEISMLRSDIEFLERLGDELTRPVLPRSAAFEYVPSQFLCEYVKVCGFDGVLYRSSVGDGVNLALFDPQLARIGQINSQRVISVRVNFGK from the coding sequence GTGTTCTCAGAAATTTCAAGACGTTCAGGAGACTGCAGCTACTGCCTATCCGTAAATCAGCCGTTGCTTGAGCCTCTGGAGTTAAGAGAACATTTCGAATTACTCAGAGGGGTCTACGTCACCGACCCCGCAGGTTCAGGGTTGGTTGATCTTTTAAAAAATGACTGGGGGCTATTCTCCCATGAACGTATGGATGTCGCACATTCTAAGGAGCTGTTGAGCGATATTTTAGATGATGGAGAGGTAGTCAGGCAAAGATTCAAACCGTCATCTAATCTAGCTGCTGAGAATGCGCTTCAACGCTGGAGTGATCTTCGTCAAGAGTTAATTCATCAGAACAGATATTTTCCAAAAACCGAAATCAATCTGTCGCGTCTCAGTCGCTTATTTAGTTTTTTGATTTTGCCTCAAGATGAGCTTCCGGCTCTTTGGTTCAGGGCTCGGATACAAAGTGGTGCTGACCCATTCCCTGCTAATGAGATGGGGTCTCCCCCCAAGCATTTGGCTTCTCATGGTAGGGCCAACCCTGCCGGTATACCCTACTTGTATCTAGCCTCTACTGAATTAACTGCAATTTCTGAAATAAGGCCCCACACGGGAGAGCTTGCTTGTATCGCAGCATATGAGATTCCAGTTGGGTTGAAACTTATAGATTTGAGGCATCCTCGCCTTAGCGTATCCCCATTTATATTGTCCGACGAAGCAGAGATTTCTATGCTCAGAAGCGACATAGAGTTTCTTGAGAGACTAGGTGATGAGCTAACCAGGCCCGTTCTTCCGCGATCCGCTGCATTTGAATATGTGCCTAGTCAATTTCTATGTGAGTATGTGAAGGTTTGCGGTTTCGATGGGGTTTTATACCGAAGCTCGGTCGGGGATGGCGTTAACTTAGCTCTGTTTGATCCCCAATTGGCAAGAATCGGCCAAATAAATAGCCAGCGCGTAATTAGCGTAAGGGTGAATTTTGGTAAGTAA
- a CDS encoding IS5 family transposase, producing the protein MKQMTFAEAEYAGKRKKTRKELFLIEMDQVVPWKGLVALIKPHYPKGEGGRPAYPLMAMLRIHLMQNWFGYSDPAMEEALYETTILRQFAGLSLERIPDETTILNFRRLLEKHELAAGILAVINGYLGDRGLSLRQGTIVDATLIHAPSSTKNKDGKRDPEMHQTKKGNQYYFGMKAHIGVDDESGLVHSVVGTAANVADVTQVDKLLHGDENVVCADAGYTGVEKPSEHADRKVIWQVAARRSTYKKLNKRSALYKAKRKIEKAKAQVRAKVEHPFRVIKRQFGYTKVRFRGLVKNTAQLVTLFALSNLWMARRHLLANTGEVRL; encoded by the coding sequence ATGAAGCAGATGACCTTTGCCGAGGCCGAGTACGCCGGTAAGCGCAAGAAGACCCGCAAGGAGTTGTTCCTGATCGAGATGGATCAGGTGGTGCCGTGGAAGGGTTTGGTTGCCCTGATCAAGCCCCACTACCCCAAGGGTGAAGGCGGTCGCCCGGCGTATCCGCTGATGGCGATGCTGCGCATACATCTGATGCAGAACTGGTTCGGCTACAGCGATCCGGCGATGGAGGAAGCGCTGTACGAAACGACCATCTTGCGCCAGTTCGCAGGGTTGAGCCTGGAGCGTATTCCGGACGAAACCACCATCCTCAACTTCCGCCGACTGCTGGAGAAACATGAGTTGGCGGCTGGGATTCTGGCGGTGATCAATGGCTATCTGGGTGACCGTGGTCTGTCGCTGCGCCAGGGCACCATCGTCGATGCCACGCTGATCCATGCGCCGAGTTCGACCAAGAACAAGGACGGCAAGCGTGACCCAGAGATGCACCAGACCAAGAAGGGTAACCAATACTACTTCGGCATGAAGGCGCATATCGGCGTGGATGACGAATCGGGACTGGTGCACAGCGTAGTGGGTACGGCGGCCAACGTTGCGGACGTTACTCAGGTCGACAAGTTGCTGCATGGCGACGAGAACGTGGTTTGTGCGGATGCGGGCTACACCGGCGTTGAGAAACCTTCGGAGCATGCTGATCGGAAGGTTATCTGGCAGGTGGCGGCACGCCGCAGCACCTACAAAAAGCTCAATAAGCGCAGTGCGCTATACAAGGCTAAGCGCAAGATCGAGAAGGCCAAAGCCCAAGTGCGCGCCAAGGTCGAGCACCCGTTTCGCGTGATCAAGCGGCAGTTCGGCTACACCAAGGTGCGTTTCCGGGGGCTGGTGAAGAACACCGCACAACTGGTGACGCTGTTTGCGCTATCGAATCTGTGGATGGCACGCCGACATTTACTGGCGAATACAGGAGAGGTGCGCCTGTAA
- a CDS encoding DUF1543 domain-containing protein, translated as MKQLFIVLLGGKHPRASIEVHDIVIATGTHLGDTHAQLRQQWFGSPKGLHIDAWMQVDGIDGYRLHFNDSLPAANEPRLFLINLGGYLPETFGESHRYQLVVAADATEAKRLGKQRIPSAWAKPHTDAIIDIDDCLPLDYVDGCHINLIPGPHRPPHFENDYILLD; from the coding sequence GTGAAACAACTCTTTATCGTCCTGCTCGGCGGCAAGCACCCACGCGCCAGCATCGAAGTGCACGACATCGTCATCGCCACCGGCACCCACCTGGGAGACACCCACGCCCAACTGCGCCAGCAATGGTTCGGCAGCCCGAAGGGCCTGCATATCGACGCCTGGATGCAGGTCGACGGCATCGACGGCTACCGCCTGCACTTCAACGACAGTTTGCCTGCGGCGAACGAACCTCGGCTGTTTCTGATCAACCTGGGCGGCTACCTGCCAGAAACGTTCGGCGAGTCCCATCGCTACCAACTGGTCGTAGCCGCGGATGCCACCGAAGCCAAACGCCTCGGCAAACAACGCATCCCCAGCGCATGGGCCAAACCCCATACCGACGCCATCATCGACATCGACGACTGCCTCCCCCTCGATTATGTCGACGGCTGCCACATCAACCTGATCCCCGGCCCGCACCGCCCTCCTCATTTCGAGAATGATTACATTCTCCTCGATTAA
- the rpoD gene encoding RNA polymerase sigma factor RpoD, translating to MSGKAQQQSRLKELIQRGREQGYLTYAEVNDHLPEDISDPEQVEDIIRMINDMGINVFEVAPDADALLLAEADTDEAAAEEAAAALAAVETDIGRTTDPVRMYMREMGTVELLTREGEIEIAKRIEEGIREVMGAIAHFPGTVSSILADYERVTTEGGRLSDILSGYIDPDDDGAAGAPQEAEPIIPAAAKAADEKEDEEEEDSDSEEEEGDGGPDPEIARQRFGAVAEQLERVLKVLKKHGRGHAQAIEELQVLATLFMPIKLIPKQYDALVERVRESLNQVRAQERAIMQLCVRDARMPRADFLRLFPGNESNLEWTDSLASGKGKYAEAIGNRQDDIRACQQRLVDLEQQAQLSIAEIKDINRRMSIGEAKARRAKKEMVEANLRLVISIAKKYTNRGLQFLDLIQEGNIGLMKAVDKFEYRRGYKFSTYATWWIRQAITRSIADQARTIRIPVHMIETINKLNRISRQMLQEMGREPTPEELGERMEMPEDKIRKVLKIAKEPISMETPIGDDEDSHLGDFIEDSAMQSPIDVATVESLKEATREVLSGLTAREAKVLRMRFGIDMNTDHTLEEVGKQFDVTRERIRQIEAKALRKLRHPTRSEHLRSFLDE from the coding sequence ATGTCCGGAAAAGCGCAACAGCAGTCTCGTCTGAAAGAGTTGATCCAACGCGGTCGTGAGCAGGGTTACCTGACTTACGCGGAGGTCAACGATCACCTGCCGGAGGATATTTCCGATCCGGAACAGGTGGAAGATATCATTCGCATGATCAACGACATGGGGATCAATGTATTCGAGGTCGCCCCGGATGCAGATGCCCTGTTGCTGGCCGAAGCCGACACAGATGAAGCCGCCGCCGAAGAAGCAGCCGCCGCACTGGCCGCTGTCGAAACCGATATCGGCCGCACCACCGACCCGGTACGCATGTACATGCGTGAAATGGGTACCGTGGAATTGCTGACCCGCGAAGGCGAAATCGAAATCGCCAAGCGTATCGAAGAAGGTATCCGCGAAGTCATGGGCGCCATCGCCCACTTCCCCGGCACGGTCAGCAGCATCCTCGCCGACTATGAGCGCGTGACCACCGAAGGTGGCCGCCTGTCCGACATCCTCAGCGGTTACATCGACCCTGACGATGACGGCGCTGCGGGCGCTCCTCAGGAAGCCGAACCCATCATCCCTGCGGCCGCCAAGGCAGCCGACGAGAAGGAAGACGAAGAGGAAGAGGACTCCGACAGCGAAGAGGAAGAAGGCGACGGCGGTCCCGATCCAGAGATCGCACGCCAACGCTTCGGCGCGGTTGCCGAGCAGCTCGAAAGAGTGCTCAAGGTGCTGAAGAAGCACGGTCGCGGACATGCCCAGGCCATCGAGGAGCTGCAAGTCCTCGCCACCCTGTTCATGCCGATCAAACTTATACCCAAGCAGTACGACGCCCTGGTCGAGAGAGTGCGTGAATCGCTCAACCAGGTCCGCGCTCAGGAACGCGCCATCATGCAGTTGTGCGTCCGCGACGCACGGATGCCGCGTGCAGACTTCCTGCGCCTGTTCCCGGGCAACGAGTCCAACCTGGAGTGGACCGACAGCCTGGCCAGCGGCAAAGGCAAGTACGCCGAAGCCATCGGCAACCGTCAGGACGACATTCGTGCCTGCCAGCAGAGACTGGTCGACCTGGAGCAACAGGCCCAACTCAGCATCGCCGAAATCAAGGACATCAACCGCCGCATGTCCATCGGCGAGGCCAAGGCCCGTCGCGCCAAGAAGGAAATGGTCGAGGCCAACCTGCGCCTGGTCATCTCCATCGCCAAGAAGTACACCAACCGCGGCCTGCAATTCCTCGACCTGATCCAGGAAGGCAACATCGGCCTGATGAAGGCCGTGGACAAGTTCGAATACCGTCGCGGTTACAAGTTCTCGACCTACGCCACCTGGTGGATCCGCCAGGCGATCACTCGCTCGATCGCCGACCAGGCGCGCACCATCCGTATCCCGGTGCACATGATCGAGACAATCAACAAGCTCAACCGCATCTCCCGCCAGATGCTGCAGGAAATGGGCCGCGAGCCGACCCCGGAAGAGCTTGGCGAACGCATGGAAATGCCCGAGGACAAGATCCGCAAGGTCTTGAAGATCGCCAAGGAACCGATCTCCATGGAAACCCCCATCGGTGACGACGAAGACTCGCACTTGGGTGATTTCATCGAGGACTCGGCCATGCAGTCGCCGATCGACGTCGCCACGGTGGAAAGCCTCAAGGAAGCCACTCGCGAAGTGCTTTCAGGCCTGACCGCCCGCGAAGCCAAGGTGCTGCGCATGCGCTTCGGCATCGACATGAACACCGATCACACCCTGGAGGAAGTCGGCAAACAGTTCGACGTCACCCGTGAGCGGATTCGCCAGATCGAAGCCAAGGCCCTGCGCAAACTGCGCCACCCGACACGAAGCGAGCACCTGCGCTCCTTCCTCGACGAGTGA
- the dnaG gene encoding DNA primase gives MAGLIPQSFIDDLLNRSDIVDVVGSRIQLKKAGKNYMACCPFHKEKTPSFSVSPDKQFYYCFGCGAGGNALGFVMDHDNLEFPEAVEELARRAGMEVPREESGRGNRPRQPTDSPLYPLLSAATDFYRQALKGHPARKAAIDYLKGRGLSGVIARDFALGFAPPGWDNLMKHLGGDALQQKAMIDAGLLIENADSGKRYDRFRDRIMFPIRDSRGRVIAFGGRVLGDDKPKYLNSPETPVFHKSQELYGLYEARQANRDLDEIIVVEGYMDVIALAQQGLRNAVATLGTATSEEHLKRLFRLTPSVLFCFDGDAAGRKAAWRALEATLSSLQDGLRARFLFLPEGEDPDSLVRSEGHEAFLARIQQQAQPLADYLFQQLAEEADPRSLEGKAHLAALAAPLIDKVPGSNLRALMRRHLKELTGLEGEAAPSIATAPGHEDHPPYDHYEPAYPATDAPPDFYQDTSWQGDTPPRKGKNKDWKTERVRNTRREERPPRQPRTPTSVEPPTLTALRTLLHHPQLAQRVEEVSHFAGEDDTYAQLLVALLGTLQKAPGLRSLQLIARWHGTEQGRLLRALAEKEWLISSENLEQQFFDTITSLAARQRERSLENLLRKARQGELNGEEKDQLRNLLSRAP, from the coding sequence ATGGCCGGCCTGATCCCCCAATCCTTCATCGATGATCTGCTCAACCGCTCCGATATCGTGGACGTGGTCGGCTCACGCATCCAGTTGAAGAAGGCCGGCAAGAACTACATGGCCTGCTGTCCTTTCCACAAGGAAAAGACACCGTCCTTCAGCGTCAGCCCGGACAAACAGTTCTACTACTGCTTCGGCTGCGGCGCGGGCGGCAACGCCCTCGGCTTCGTCATGGACCACGACAACCTCGAATTCCCCGAGGCGGTCGAGGAGCTGGCGCGTCGCGCCGGAATGGAAGTACCTCGCGAGGAAAGCGGTCGCGGCAATCGCCCACGCCAGCCGACCGACTCGCCGCTCTACCCGCTGCTGTCGGCCGCAACCGACTTCTATCGCCAGGCCCTCAAGGGGCACCCTGCGCGCAAGGCCGCCATCGACTATCTCAAGGGCCGTGGCCTGTCCGGCGTCATCGCCCGCGACTTTGCCCTTGGCTTCGCCCCGCCCGGCTGGGACAACCTGATGAAACACCTGGGCGGCGACGCCCTGCAGCAAAAGGCCATGATCGATGCCGGCCTGCTGATCGAGAACGCCGACAGCGGCAAGCGCTACGACCGCTTCCGCGACCGCATCATGTTTCCCATCCGCGACAGCCGTGGGCGTGTGATCGCCTTCGGCGGGCGCGTGCTGGGCGATGACAAGCCCAAGTACCTCAACTCGCCGGAAACCCCGGTCTTCCACAAAAGCCAGGAACTCTACGGCCTGTACGAAGCGCGCCAGGCCAACCGCGATCTCGATGAAATCATCGTGGTGGAAGGCTACATGGACGTCATCGCCCTCGCCCAGCAAGGCCTGCGCAACGCCGTGGCCACCTTAGGTACAGCCACCAGCGAGGAACACCTCAAGCGCCTGTTCCGCCTGACACCCAGCGTACTGTTCTGTTTCGACGGTGACGCAGCAGGCCGCAAGGCCGCCTGGCGCGCACTGGAGGCCACACTTTCAAGCCTGCAGGACGGCCTGCGCGCCCGCTTCCTGTTCCTGCCCGAAGGCGAAGACCCGGACAGCCTGGTGCGCAGCGAAGGCCACGAAGCCTTCCTCGCCCGCATCCAGCAACAGGCCCAACCGCTGGCCGACTACCTGTTCCAGCAACTGGCCGAAGAAGCCGATCCGCGCTCCCTGGAGGGCAAGGCACACCTGGCCGCCCTCGCCGCCCCCCTGATCGACAAGGTCCCCGGCAGCAACCTGCGCGCCCTGATGCGCCGGCACCTCAAGGAACTCACCGGCCTGGAAGGCGAAGCCGCGCCCAGCATCGCCACAGCCCCCGGGCACGAAGACCACCCGCCGTACGACCACTACGAGCCAGCCTACCCCGCCACCGACGCACCACCGGATTTCTACCAGGACACCAGCTGGCAGGGCGACACGCCGCCACGCAAAGGCAAGAACAAAGACTGGAAAACCGAACGCGTGCGCAACACTCGACGCGAAGAGCGCCCACCTCGCCAGCCACGCACACCCACCAGCGTCGAACCACCGACGCTCACAGCGCTGCGCACACTCCTGCACCACCCGCAGCTGGCTCAGCGCGTGGAAGAAGTCAGCCACTTCGCCGGCGAGGACGACACCTACGCACAACTGCTCGTCGCCCTCCTCGGCACCCTGCAGAAAGCCCCCGGCCTGCGCAGCCTGCAACTGATCGCACGCTGGCACGGAACGGAACAGGGCAGGCTATTGCGCGCCCTGGCGGAGAAGGAGTGGCTGATTTCCAGCGAGAACCTTGAACAACAGTTTTTCGACACCATAACCAGCCTTGCAGCCAGACAACGCGAGCGCAGCCTGGAGAACCTGCTCCGCAAGGCGCGACAGGGTGAACTTAATGGCGAAGAAAAAGATCAACTGCGCAACCTGCTCAGTCGCGCCCCCTGA
- the rpsU gene encoding 30S ribosomal protein S21 has translation MPNVKVKENEPFDVALRRFKRSCEKAGVLAEVRSREFYEKPTAERKRKAAAAVKRHAKKVQREQRRSVRLY, from the coding sequence ATGCCCAACGTAAAAGTTAAAGAGAACGAACCCTTCGACGTCGCCCTGCGCCGTTTCAAGCGTTCTTGCGAAAAAGCCGGTGTTCTGGCCGAAGTCCGTAGCCGCGAATTCTACGAGAAGCCGACCGCCGAGCGTAAGCGCAAAGCTGCCGCTGCCGTAAAGCGTCACGCCAAGAAAGTCCAGCGCGAACAGCGCCGCAGCGTTCGCCTGTACTGA
- the tsaD gene encoding tRNA (adenosine(37)-N6)-threonylcarbamoyltransferase complex transferase subunit TsaD — protein MLVLGLETSCDETGVALYDSEQGLLADALFSQIDLHRVYGGVVPELASRDHVKRMLPLIRQVLDEAGRLPTDIDAIAYTAGPGLVGALLVGASCAQAMAFAWGVPAVGVHHMEGHLLAPMLEEQPPAFPFVALLVSGGHTQLVRVEGIGHYELLGESLDDAAGEAFDKTAKLMGLRYPGGPEIAVLAEQGTPGRFTFPRPMTDRPGLDFSFSGLKTFTLNTWQQCRNAGDDSEQTRSDVALAFQQAVVETLVIKCRRALKQAGLKSLVIAGGVSANQSLRLALESMLSDLGGKVFYARPRFCTDNGAMIAYAGCQRLLAGQHDGPEISVQARWPMDELPACSAHP, from the coding sequence ATGCTGGTGCTGGGGTTGGAAACATCCTGCGACGAGACCGGCGTCGCGCTATACGACAGCGAACAAGGACTGTTGGCCGATGCGCTGTTCAGCCAGATCGACCTGCACCGGGTCTACGGCGGTGTGGTGCCGGAACTGGCCTCGCGTGACCATGTGAAACGCATGCTGCCGCTGATCCGCCAGGTGCTGGACGAAGCCGGACGACTCCCTACGGATATCGACGCGATCGCCTATACGGCGGGTCCGGGTCTGGTCGGTGCATTGCTGGTGGGCGCCTCCTGCGCCCAGGCGATGGCCTTCGCATGGGGCGTGCCGGCGGTCGGCGTGCACCACATGGAAGGGCATCTGCTGGCGCCGATGCTGGAGGAGCAGCCCCCGGCGTTTCCGTTCGTGGCGCTGCTGGTTTCCGGCGGGCATACGCAGTTGGTCCGGGTCGAGGGCATCGGTCACTACGAACTGCTGGGCGAGTCGCTGGACGATGCTGCGGGCGAGGCCTTCGACAAGACCGCCAAACTGATGGGGTTGCGCTATCCGGGCGGCCCCGAGATCGCGGTGCTGGCCGAACAAGGCACGCCGGGACGCTTCACGTTTCCACGGCCGATGACGGACCGTCCGGGCCTGGATTTCAGCTTCAGCGGTCTGAAGACCTTTACCCTGAATACCTGGCAGCAGTGCCGAAATGCCGGCGACGATAGCGAACAGACGCGCAGCGATGTCGCCCTGGCATTCCAGCAGGCAGTGGTCGAGACGCTGGTCATCAAATGCCGCCGTGCGCTCAAGCAGGCTGGGCTGAAAAGTCTGGTGATCGCGGGTGGCGTCAGTGCCAACCAGTCGTTGCGCCTGGCGCTGGAGAGCATGCTGAGCGATCTGGGTGGCAAGGTGTTCTACGCCAGGCCGCGCTTCTGTACGGATAACGGTGCGATGATCGCTTATGCCGGTTGCCAGCGCCTGTTGGCCGGGCAGCATGACGGGCCGGAAATCAGTGTGCAGGCGCGCTGGCCGATGGATGAGTTGCCCGCGTGTTCTGCTCACCCGTAG
- the plsY gene encoding glycerol-3-phosphate 1-O-acyltransferase PlsY: MFWLLALLAYLLGSLSFAILLSRKAGMPDPRALGSGNPGATNMLRVAGKRLAIWTLLGDLFKGLLPVLLAARLDFSLQQQAWIGLAAVFGHLYPLYFHFRGGKGVATSAGALLGLYPPAALLAIIAWLLTLRLTRTSSLAALTALPVCLPLLAWQQPEALLPMSLLACLVVWRHRSNLHDLLAGRERHF, translated from the coding sequence ATGTTCTGGCTACTGGCACTGCTCGCTTACCTTCTCGGCTCGCTGTCATTCGCCATCCTGCTCAGCCGCAAGGCCGGCATGCCCGACCCGCGTGCCCTCGGCTCGGGCAACCCCGGCGCCACCAACATGCTGCGCGTGGCCGGCAAGCGCCTGGCCATCTGGACCCTGCTCGGCGACCTGTTCAAAGGTCTGCTGCCCGTACTGCTTGCCGCAAGGCTGGACTTTTCGCTCCAGCAGCAAGCCTGGATCGGCCTGGCAGCGGTATTCGGACACCTCTACCCGTTGTACTTCCACTTTCGCGGCGGCAAAGGCGTCGCCACCTCCGCCGGGGCCTTGCTCGGGCTCTATCCGCCCGCAGCTCTGCTGGCGATCATCGCCTGGCTACTGACCTTGCGCCTGACCCGCACCAGCTCCCTGGCCGCACTCACGGCGCTGCCCGTGTGCCTGCCACTGCTGGCCTGGCAGCAACCCGAAGCCTTGCTGCCCATGAGCCTGCTGGCCTGCCTGGTCGTCTGGCGGCATCGCAGCAACCTGCATGACCTGCTGGCCGGGCGCGAACGGCACTTCTGA